In Caloenas nicobarica isolate bCalNic1 chromosome 22, bCalNic1.hap1, whole genome shotgun sequence, the genomic window TAAAGAGTTCACAATAACTTTCAAAACCCTTAAGGCAGGAATTTCTGTTTCAGGCTTATTTAAGGCAAAATAGAACAtcagttttatttggtttagaCAAGGAAAGTAAGATCAGTTCAAACAAATCACACCAGATAatagattttgttttgttttaaaaactcaaTAATGTTTTTTGGTTCAACTCCAAAACACTTGGAAAATCAGACAAGCATAATTTGCAAACATGTTAGGGCATTATCTAgctttttgatgaaaaaaacccctcattttACTTCAACATTCTTTTTCACATTCATAATTACTCCGATGTAATGCACCCTGTAGCTACAGACATTGCACTGAAAAATCAGactctttttgttttaactgaaatattgaGTAACTCAAGCTTAAGGCACTAGGAAATTATGTGTCATGTTTCAAACATTTGGAAATGAACATCTTTCTATGCATTGCACTGAACCAGGCCATTGATAGGCCAATTCCTCACCCTGGCATTCAGAGTTAACGTTACACTTCTGGTTTACTTAGTTGAGGTGGCAGGTGAACTCTGTAGCTATGGCTGTCCTAGTGGTAACGGTACTAGTTAGTCATCCTGTACACATCACTTTATCCAGCCCTAGGTGGGAAAGCTCACGCATCTGCTTAGAAGTAGctgcaaaaggtaaaaaaagaaaaagggaaaaagcacaTATGAGAGTTTGTACATTCAGCTATGTGCATTGGCTGCTCACGTATGCACATGACTAtgaaaactaggaaaaaatctgttccaagttttatttttatccaaatAGAGTTGTTTCCACACCCTGCACCCATTCCTTCCCCAGGGGAATCAAGTCAGTGGTTCACAGAGTTGAGGCAGTCGGATTTAAATTTGGAGCTGCTCTGTAGCGTCCAGGTTTGCTTTGCTCCCTCTGCTGAGAAGCACTGCCAAATCTGAAGTGTGCCAAGCAGGTCAGGTTCAGAAGTTGGTCAGTTCTGGTTCCTCCTGACAGTCTGGACACTGAGTTCTAGAATCCAAATGAAGAGGATACTAATCAAAGAATGCCAAAGTGACTTTTCCCATTTTGATGAAGACTGATGAGCTGAACAGGTTTTTGCCTGTTATCCAGCtccatttgcctttttctgtctgtgcACACTAGttcacacagcagcagaaggaaaacatttccctGTAGAGATAAGGAGATAATCTGCCACGCATTTTCATTTGTCCAGCCATTGATTATTATCAGACCCTTTAGAGAGACAGGATTGCAATTCCCATCCGTGCAATTCACAGCATCTCCAGGGAGTCTTAACAGGCTGTTCTTAccaggtgaggatggtgagaaGGGTTCTCTTCCAGTGAAGCTCGCAGATCCAAACAGCTGAGGGTGGGGCTGCTGGAAGGAATGACATTTTCCCAGCCAGCCAGACAATGCTGTGAAAAGAGAGGGGAATGCTGCATTAGAGTGCTTTACCCTTTTTAATCTATTGTGGCCTGTTAGTTCTAAATAATAACTTCTGCACAGGGAGGTTTTAGCAGGtaattcattaatttttgaGGAGTTTTATATGACtaacaggaaagagaagaaatctcTATTGAAGCAAAACTGCATAGCTTCCCCTCTTCCACCTTTCAGTGGCTAGTTATTTCTAAAACAACCTCCTGCTTTGTGAACTCAAGCACCTGACCTCTCTGAACCTTTCTCGACTGACTCATCCAGTTCCCTAAATCTCAAAACCAGGCTTcttcctgcctcttccctgGAAATCTCTAGGCCAGGCCTAGGTCTGATTAATAATATTGCCTGTGGCATTGCGTAGTGGCTGGAATATGTGACTGACTCTATAAAACCAGTTTTGAAGCCAGCTTTGCCACAATTTATTTTGCCTGGCCCTTCTACGCTGTGAATACTTCAAGAAACCTTGTCTTTTAGACTCTCTAACATCTGTGGAAAGAAATACAGGCACTCTTACGCATAGCTCATTGTGTTGAAATGTCAATGCCTGAAATAAGTCAGCTGAACCATGCCCCAGAAGCATACAGCTCCATGTAGcacttttttcctcagtgtAATAAAGCATTTGGAGATGTGTCATATACTTTATTCCTGTTACACGAAAGTATGAACTCAGAAGCACACAGCAATGGCTTTTCTTGCTATCTCAGTGACACAGATGAGAAATTCTAGCGGAAACCCTGCCAGGAAGGTAACAgattctctttccttcttgtgCTGTAAAACAAtgcccagcctgggctgtgccatCAGCATCAGTAACAAGACAGCAACTTACCGAAGGTAATGCTAGATTGTCTACTGGTTCAAGGCTCTTCCTGCGATGGGCTTTGTATTTGTAGGCAGGCATAAGGGTGGACCTGGGAATACTGACCCTGCAACCACACAACGGAAAATAATTGCCTATACCTTTGACAAGGCAGAGGAAATCTGCATGCCTTACCCACTTGGAACCCAAGAGTCTAATCCCAAAGTCAATCAAGCAAACCAGTTTTGGATTAGGATGTTAGACACTTAACAAGTACATTCGGATTCTGAGTTCAAAACTGCTTCTGCTTATGGGAAAGATCAGTAGTGAGTTTTTAAGCAGGAGATATCCCTGCCTTGAGAACAGCAATGTTCTACAAAGCTATTTTGATACCATTTTCTCCCTCACACAAtcagttttttcttcctcattgtCTCAAGTTTTGCATATTACAAAGCAATAATTCTTACCTACCTGACATAGGCTGGCTCTTCCAGTGTCTCTGGGGGCTGGTGACTACGTGGGATCTTACACATGGGGCACGCAGATTCTGAATCCACAGGGACAGTGAAGAGGCGCTGGTTTAATTGATAACAGTAAACACCTGCCACAGAGTAACGAACAATTACAGTATTTCTAGCTTGTCAGAAGGTTCCTCAATCCAATCAACAAAGCTGTGTTCTACCACAGTGCCACACATGCATTCTATagaaagagctgcttttcctgaaatatCTTTTACATTTCCTGTCCCCAAATTAGTTcctaaaaagcaaaagcaaaatttcaacCTCAGCTTAAAACCAGAACATTAGCCAATTACAAGAAACCCTGACAAAGATGACACTGAGAGAGGAACCCTAGAAGGCTCAAGTATCTTTGGAGTAGGAAGTTTAATCTGGATTAGAAGCTGCAGCGAAAAATAACACATTCTTCCTTGTGTTGCATGATTGTGGGGCTCTCTCAGAACAACAAGAAAATACTGCTCAGTTGTTTGTTCACAGAAATTGGATTAGGACAAAATCTGATCTTACATTTATGGGAACCGGTTATCAAATCTGGTTCTTGTTCAGGATCTATGCAATCCAGAGCTTTGGGCctaaagaaacacacaaatacATCAGTTAGTGATGGGGGGCAGGCCCTCTGAACAGCCCCTTTCCAAGCATACATTTCTGATTGGGAGGTAAATAAAGGGCTACAAAACCACTTGTACCATCTTCCACTCCAATCAGATCATACTTCTCATTACTGTAAAGGGATACATTGCTGCTTCAGCCCTTCCCCCTGCCCACTTACTCCAGGTGTTGCTCATTAATACACGCGTCTTTGTTGGCCTGTCGGAACTCATGTAGCTCAGCAAAATATTGATCAGACTTTTCTGCTACTGTAGAGTTGGTATCTAGGAGCCCTGAGAAcagcaaggaaagagaaaagttcAAGGATTTAGCAAATTTGGGAAATCACCAAAGTAAGTGTCACGCAAAACAGTCAAAACAACCAAAGGTCTGAAGCACCAAAATGGACAAACGAGAAGAGCATGCCAACATGTCAAACCAGAGATTAACTGCATGGTTTGGGTCCCTTATTGCACCCATTCATTTGAGTGACTTGGTGTTCCCTCTGACTCCACTTGGCTTTGCCATTTGCTGCCTGGATTCCCACAGCGCTGCCACTTCACTGACACACAGGCCACCTCTGGCCTGGACAGGGAATGGCTTCTGACAAaactgcagctcctctgctgacACATGCTACATGGGCTCTAGGTCTGCAGTTCTGTCACATATCAACTTAAAGGGGtgataaactgtattttaactCTTCACATTACCACATTATGCCGAGCCTTCAGGTTTAGGATTCACCTGCAAACCAGTCATAGCCCAAGAAAGGACACGCAGACCAGCTGCTCACAGGTACGGTATATTCTTCAGGGTCAGGCTGAAAAGTCACAAGACCAGCTTccttctgggaagaaaacaattcATAAAGATATCCTATACATCTAGCAGGACATTCAAAGGTACATTCAAAGGAAGATGATCATAGCAATACCCTGTTCTTCACACTTACGGAAACAAGCTCTGGAGCAGCAACACTGCACCAGCCTGTTCTCCCTGAGCATCTGAATCATATACGTAGATGGCAAGGAGTCTTACAGCGAAGTGCTCCAGTCTTCTGGACTTTGGTTCAAGGGCTAAGGAAAGAAGGGCCTCAACACATTGCTAACAGCCCCTAGCTGCTAAGGCTGGGAACAGTTCTAACCCCAACTTCCAATTTGCACAGTGAGAACAGGGTAAGCAATGTTCTCCTGACCCTTTCTCCCCATCCTTCTATTGAATTatgaaaataagcaaagcaTTGGTTTCACTGTTTACCTTCAACTCTTTAGACTGAGATGTCAGTGAGATCGATTTACAGATGACGGGCTCTTTAATGACCACATGTGGCTTGCCAGTCTCTTCACTTTGTATTCTGCTCACTGATGGGTCCAGATGATCTTCACCCTGTTTTTTCTCATGGAAACCATGTAGCAGAGTGgactgttttctgttctctccaCATCCCAGACAGAAGGATTCTTTCTCTGGACTTCTTTGACCATGACCATCTCTCTCTACTCCAGAAGTTTCTCTGCCACGCATAATGATTGCAGACGCTGGCATAACATTCTTTTCATTCCCAGGAAAGCTGGAATCCAAACCCACTGCTTCCTGAATCTTCACTCGTTGTTGCTGAGTCTCTCTGTCATTGCTGCTGTATTTAAGAGATGAACAGAGGGCTGCTCTGGCCACGTAAACTCTGGGTTCCACAGACACCAACATTGCAGGGTCAGATGTAGAATTCACAGCATTGTCctgattttccttctgttaaGGACAGACACTCTCATACCACATGACACTACAAATACCTTTCATTAGGACAGTTCACtcagcacatgaaaaaaaaccaacctctcATTCTGGTCTGCTCACCCCTTTAAATTCTTGTACAGAACAAAACTCTAAATCCTTATGTTATTCATGAGACATTGTGAAGTGTTTGGAGAAGATAAGAAAGGGGTCCACTTCCATCTAAATGCAGCTTTTCCCAGTTTGAGGAACTGCTAAACTTTCAGCCTTTGTgcttagaagaaataaaaggattATGTTCTGCAATGTTCACTCCTACCATAGATTAAAAAACCCTACATTTGTTAGGCAGGATCTGATCTCTGAACCCTTTACAAGGAGAACACATTGGAGACCACAAGATAAACAATAAACAAAAGTCCAGCTACTTTTCCAACAGACTCCATATTCCACTTTCAACCAGCTGCTCCATGTCCATATGTCTCCTTTACCACAGCGCTCAgtaggcagagctgctgcctatCCTACAAGGCCTAtgtgctccccagagctcccagcacagacacaaCACGTACCCCTCTCTTGTGCACAGGGACAGATCTCTCAGTAGCTGCTCTATTATGAAGAGATGCTGGAACGAGTGGCTTGCTGGGAAGTCTTTTTCTGATCTCTTCCTGCTTCATTCTGAGCCTTTGTAGAAGGTCCAGGTTAGCCTGACGCAGCCTCTTCAGGTGCTCTAACTCCATCCTATGAAAACAGTTTCCTGTGAAGCCAGAGGAAGTGCGAATGATATAAATGGAAGCATGAAGTAAAGGAGACGACTCAGGAGAAACCACTTTCAGGGGGCTTCTCATAAAAACCACTTACACCTGTTGAAACATCGGAAGTGTTGATCATCGCTCCTGAGAAATCAGCCAGTCTCAGAACTCTTAATGCTAAGAACTAGCACCACTGCACACTTCTCTCCCTTCAGATGTACTGTCAAATATTTGCACCCAGAAACTAGTAGCTGACTGGACAGAGACAAGACATTCTTACAGAGGGAAccttaaacatgaaaaaagtcACATCTAAAAGCCAAATAAGAGACATCTGATTCAGAGGCTGATTTTTAGGACAACCTTATGTAATTCTGctttaatgttctttttttatcaAAATGTATATTGTGATAATACCAGGATGCTCATAAGTTCAAAATATAAATTGTGAATATGAATATTTGTACTACATCCAAAAGAAATATTGAGTCAAAACCGTCCTCTATGTTCCATAGGCAGGAAAACTCCAAAAGGCTCAATTATTACTCAGGATGAGGGCTCAGACAATTCCAGTCCCACACATTAACCACTAAAGGTTACTGCCCTTTATTAGAAGGGGGAGGGgaagttaataaataaataaagcttaGTTTGATTGGAAGGTTGTTATGCTGTTCAGCATGTTTACAACATTATAAGCTCctcttctttaaataaaacaaagcaaaacccaacCCCTCCCATTGTTTTTGACCAGAGTGATCATTTATGTGCTCAAGTAAAACTGTGCTTCTCTAGGACCTTTTGTTCTGAAGGATCCCTAAACCTTTCTCCAAAACTcatctggtttgtttttgtgtctGCTACCTTGGTGGCAACTGGACGCTTGGAGTCAAATGCATATGCTGTACAAAAGCACTGGGAGGAATGAAGAGCAGTGCTAACAATCAAAAAACTGCAAATCTTTTTGTTACAATAAATGAGAAGCACGCTATTAGGCATAAAATAGGAATATCAGTCTTGAGGAACTGAATTTGAGATCATTTGAACAAAATAGAAGTTCCCACAGTATTCACAGGACAAAGCTAACAGCATCCTCTCATCATTTCTCATCGAAAAGCAAATACTCTGAAAATAACATTAGTCAAGGGACTTTTTGGAAGGGTTTTACCAGATGAGATCCACTCTTGGCATAATCTGCAAGAAGCTGTTAGACCTTCACGCTCAACCCCAGGGGCTCAAGGTTATGAAACTGCTTCGGTCTGAATACTTTGTGAAAAGGAGCTTAGCTTCTCAcagctaagaaaaataaatagtggGTGTCTTGCGAACTAAGCATTCTCGTCTCTCCAAGAAAATTGTCTAACACCTATGGAGGGCTTCCCAGAGCTGTTTGTGCACAGGCACGCTGGTTCGGCTCTCCCGTGGCCAGGAGGAAGGGCAGATGGCCGTTGGCACTGTAAAATTCCCCTTCCCTCTTTAAAAGGCAAGTGTAGCAGCCGACAGAGATCTGGTAAAGCCTCCCTGCAGGGTACGGCGTGTGGAGCCTGCCAGTCTGGCCAGGCCAAGCATCTGCAGCCGTTCGAACTCCCCCCACTCCCCTCCCGCCGCCTCCGCGCGTCCGGGCCCACCTGCGCAGCACCCCGGCGATCCCGCAGCCGGGAGGGTCCCCACCGCCGGGGGGTCCCCGCCCTCGCCGCAGCCAACGCTGGGAATgccccgggcggccccggcccggccgttCCCGCAGcgcagcggggctgccggcGCGGCTGGGCCCGCCCCGCGCTCCCGGCATGCGCGGGGCTCAGgcaccgcccggccccgccgggagCAACCCCGGCCCCAAACTTGCTCCTTTTGGGTTCATTAAATGGCCACAGCTGATCTTCTGAGCTCCCCCAGAAGCTGAACGGAAGCTGTTTTGAAAACGCATCACTAGAAATCTGCCGCCTTCTCACACACACCGTGTAATCTATCAACCGAGAGTACTGGTTCACCACAGTTAACACAGTATTTGCTGACCATTATTTCCCACACAATATTCTCAAGAAAGCACTGATTCAATACCGACATTTTTAGTATAGCTTAAGAAGGAATCTCTCAAGCCTCCCATCAGATAATTCAGTATCAGTGGTCTCGTTAATTTACATAGCCAGAATACAGATAACAGGTCACTATCATCAAACATGCAATTTACTACAACAGGGCAGCACATCGTCCTCCAAATGTATTATACTTACACTTGAAGACTTTGTATCACAACACGCAGAATACATCGGGAGAAATGCTTTtccaattcatttttattttggtttccaTTGTTTACAGCGTTGATACAGGAATAATTCATGCAAATTTATCACCTTAAAtacagcagagggaaaactCACTGGTAAGAGTATTTTGAAGAGCTCCATCAACAtaacacaaggaaaaataagtagCAGCAATAAGATAAAGTGCATTTAGCTGACCTTCTTTAATAAGAGTTGGAGGATGATTGTTTTTGAAATTACCTGTTCACAGGATTAGTTTATTATTCGttatgaaaagcagaaaacagcctCCCTGCTGATAGTGTTCATTCCTCCACCACTCTGAATTAAAGAAAtacagctgtattttatttaagagGAATCCAGCTCATAGGGCTTTCTGTTAAAAGATCGATTCTCAATCACT contains:
- the MIIP gene encoding LOW QUALITY PROTEIN: migration and invasion-inhibitory protein (The sequence of the model RefSeq protein was modified relative to this genomic sequence to represent the inferred CDS: inserted 1 base in 1 codon), giving the protein MELEHLKRLRQANLDLLQRLRMKQEEIRKRLPSKPLVPASLHNRAATERSVPVHKRGKENQDNAVNSTSDPAMLVSVEPRVYVARAALCSSLKYSSNDRETQQQRVKIQEAVGLDSSFPGNEKNVMPASAIIMRGRETSGVERDGHGQRSPEKESFCLGCGENRKQSTLLHGFHEKKQGEDHLDPSVSRIQSEETGKPHVVIKEPVICKSISLTSQSKELKKEAGLVTFQPDPEEYTVPVSSWSACPFLGYDWFAGLLDTNSTVAEKSDQYFAELHEFRQANKDACINEQHLEPKALDCIDPEQEPDLITGSHKCVYCYQLNQRLFTVPVDSESACPMCKIPRSHQPPETLEEPAYVRVSIPRSTLMPAYKYKAHRRKSLEPVDNLALPSHCLAGWENVIPSSSPTLSCLDLRASLEENPSHHXSPELSVQTVRRNQN